In Micromonospora sp. LH3U1, one genomic interval encodes:
- a CDS encoding endonuclease domain-containing protein, with protein MLPADDADALDWLAFEQAGVLTTAQVSGLLSEGTVRGRIHSGRWRSICRGILLTGNGRLTRDQQLWVAVLAAGPGAVLAGVTAAAEAGVRGLRREPLHVLVPAARRAARTALRRLPIDMPAVIVHRTSVLPESHRQLARPPRTTTARALVDAAGWAVGVDEAQGLLAAGCQQRRVLPEELQAVLDVLPRAPRRRLIGQTVSDIAGGAQALSEIDFLRLCRRHRLPAPDLQEHRVDAAGRNRWLDAYWREWRVQVEIDGAHHMDARQWAADMRRQNDVWTSGDRILRFPAWLVRARPDEVAETVRRALVAAGWTPTPPLRHPARQ; from the coding sequence ATGCTGCCCGCCGATGACGCTGACGCACTCGACTGGCTCGCCTTCGAACAGGCGGGCGTGCTGACGACCGCACAGGTCTCCGGGCTGCTCAGCGAAGGCACGGTGCGCGGCCGGATCCACTCCGGGCGCTGGCGGTCGATCTGCCGAGGAATCCTGCTGACCGGCAACGGCCGACTGACCCGCGACCAACAGCTCTGGGTCGCGGTGCTGGCAGCCGGGCCGGGGGCGGTGCTGGCCGGGGTAACCGCCGCCGCAGAAGCCGGGGTACGGGGACTGCGGCGCGAGCCACTGCACGTGCTGGTGCCGGCCGCCCGCCGGGCCGCGCGGACCGCCCTGCGTCGACTTCCGATCGACATGCCCGCGGTGATCGTGCACCGCACGTCGGTGCTGCCCGAATCTCATCGTCAACTCGCTCGCCCGCCGCGCACCACGACGGCCAGAGCACTCGTGGACGCGGCGGGCTGGGCGGTTGGCGTGGACGAGGCGCAGGGGTTGCTGGCCGCCGGTTGCCAGCAGCGCCGGGTGCTGCCCGAGGAGTTGCAGGCGGTGCTCGACGTCCTCCCTCGTGCGCCCCGCCGGCGGCTGATCGGGCAGACCGTCAGCGACATCGCGGGCGGCGCACAGGCGCTCTCCGAGATCGACTTCTTACGGCTGTGCCGCCGGCATCGGCTTCCCGCCCCCGACCTGCAGGAACACCGGGTCGACGCGGCGGGCCGGAACCGCTGGCTGGACGCGTACTGGCGGGAGTGGCGGGTGCAGGTGGAGATCGACGGCGCGCATCACATGGACGCCCGGCAGTGGGCGGCCGACATGCGTCGGCAAAACGACGTCTGGACCAGCGGCGACCGTATTCTGCGCTTCCCGGCCTGGCTGGTTCGGGCCCGCCCCGACGAGGTCGCCGAGACCGTCCGCCGCGCACTCGTCGCAGCCGGCTGGACCCCAACCCCGCCCCTGCGCCACCCCGCACGCCAGTGA
- a CDS encoding SAM-dependent methyltransferase, with protein sequence MTQSEPEVGLQPDKPNAARMFDYYLGGKDNFAADRAAAEMVLQVAPWMPEAARQGRDLIARTVRHLVRERGVRQILDLGSGLPTKDNVHEIAHRIDPDVRVVYVDNDPVVCAHGRALLADTKTVSVVQADLRNPEQVLGHPEVSAAIDFGSPVAVLMMFVLHLVPDDHDPQQIVTAYRGALAPGSYLALSHASTDVHPDLMAQISAIYQRANSPFVPRSHADVSRFFGDFVLEPPGLVNMWPHAEPPATEDPVVARTGYSGVGRKP encoded by the coding sequence ATGACGCAGTCGGAGCCCGAGGTTGGCCTGCAACCTGACAAGCCGAACGCGGCGAGGATGTTCGACTACTACCTCGGGGGCAAGGACAATTTCGCCGCCGACCGGGCTGCCGCAGAGATGGTGTTGCAGGTGGCGCCGTGGATGCCCGAGGCCGCCCGGCAGGGCCGCGACCTGATCGCCCGGACGGTCCGCCACCTCGTGCGGGAGCGGGGCGTCCGGCAGATCCTGGACCTCGGGTCCGGCCTGCCGACGAAGGACAACGTGCATGAGATCGCCCACCGCATCGACCCGGACGTGCGCGTCGTCTACGTCGACAACGACCCGGTGGTCTGCGCCCACGGGCGTGCCCTGCTCGCCGACACGAAGACGGTGTCGGTGGTGCAGGCCGACCTGAGGAACCCCGAGCAGGTCCTCGGCCACCCGGAGGTCAGCGCCGCGATCGACTTCGGCAGCCCGGTCGCGGTGCTCATGATGTTCGTCCTGCACCTGGTGCCCGACGACCATGATCCGCAGCAGATCGTGACGGCGTACCGTGGCGCTCTTGCCCCCGGCAGCTATCTGGCGCTGTCGCACGCCAGCACCGACGTGCACCCCGACCTGATGGCGCAGATCTCCGCGATCTACCAGCGCGCGAACAGCCCGTTCGTGCCGCGCAGTCACGCGGACGTCTCCCGGTTCTTCGGCGACTTCGTCCTCGAACCGCCCGGTCTGGTCAACATGTGGCCGCACGCCGAGCCGCCGGCCACCGAGGATCCGGTGGTCGCCCGCACCGGCTACAGCGGCGTCGGCCGCAAGCCCTAG
- a CDS encoding VWD domain-containing protein — translation MTGLRSRIRLVVVLAGVLVLLAPQAASAVVSVNADLQTEYAGCVGQIRGSGNGAVLDELERSGKQITVRRPIFGTESSTTTYVPGSDVQINWWPENDGRPLKEEGAGFTEDQCATLIHEMNHALDEANDTDRGKFCTQGGQFASEVDPSEVHAVLAENAYRKAVGVPLRPTYSGLKLPSNGKDCDKPAPRRPGGGCSISVIGKGYRCANSNGDPHLLTYDGLRYDFQAAGEFVLSRSTRDDFEVQTRQTMFPASSVVAVNSAVAVRVAGDRVGVYATPDGPVTRVNGAPPVFAPAGMKLPRGGTVTTWGDGTVTVDWPDGARLDAHPIGVWGLSVSVSAPTGRAGTLEGLLGDHDGDPGDDLTIRNGGRVAQPPTFEALYPGFADSWRVEARRSLFDYEPGQDTGTFTDRRFPDRLLTVGDLPDRATAELVCRRAGITDPQIFADCVLDVGLTGQVAFAEDATRAQRDAPAAGDVDLEVTRAGATAALKVPGRAGQKVFVEVPAATVPDRCGVLLLLDPQGRQLATGCVISGVGFIDVTTLTATGDHQVVLDPWDSDLGRASVRVVTVTDEEKALTVEGPAVRATLAQPGAVSRLAFDGRAGQKVFLQVTDATLPDRCNVLRLRGPAGEQVATGCVIGGQGYVDGFVLPATGRYVLEVDGTSTDTGSADVRLRDASDEQLDTVADGRAATLSVSRPGAVSRLRFSADAGRRLTVEVTGASLPDRCAILIVNGPDGDQLGSGCVIGGAGRFEMGPLPRGGTYALVLDPWADETGSATVTVRQVG, via the coding sequence GTGACCGGGTTGCGGAGCCGAATACGGCTGGTTGTCGTGCTGGCGGGCGTCCTGGTGCTGCTCGCCCCACAGGCGGCGTCCGCCGTGGTCAGCGTCAACGCCGACCTGCAAACGGAGTACGCGGGCTGCGTCGGACAGATCCGCGGCTCCGGCAACGGCGCCGTGCTCGACGAGCTGGAACGCTCCGGCAAGCAGATCACAGTGCGGAGACCCATCTTCGGTACGGAGAGCAGCACCACCACCTACGTACCGGGCAGTGACGTGCAGATCAACTGGTGGCCGGAGAACGACGGGCGACCGCTGAAGGAGGAGGGGGCGGGCTTCACCGAGGACCAGTGCGCCACTCTGATCCACGAGATGAACCACGCCCTCGACGAGGCGAACGACACCGATCGGGGCAAGTTCTGCACCCAGGGTGGCCAGTTCGCCAGCGAGGTGGATCCCAGCGAGGTGCACGCGGTGCTGGCGGAGAACGCGTACCGCAAGGCCGTCGGGGTGCCGCTCCGCCCGACGTACAGCGGATTGAAGCTGCCGTCGAACGGCAAGGACTGCGACAAGCCCGCGCCCCGACGGCCCGGCGGTGGTTGTTCGATCTCCGTGATCGGTAAGGGTTACCGCTGCGCGAACAGCAACGGCGACCCGCACCTGCTGACGTACGACGGCCTGCGGTACGACTTCCAGGCGGCCGGGGAGTTCGTGCTCAGCCGCTCGACCAGGGACGACTTCGAGGTCCAAACCCGGCAGACGATGTTTCCGGCCAGTTCGGTGGTGGCCGTCAACTCCGCCGTCGCGGTGCGGGTGGCCGGCGACCGGGTCGGCGTGTACGCGACGCCCGACGGGCCGGTGACCCGGGTGAACGGAGCCCCGCCGGTCTTCGCGCCGGCCGGGATGAAGCTGCCCCGCGGTGGCACCGTCACCACCTGGGGCGACGGCACGGTGACGGTGGACTGGCCGGACGGCGCGCGGCTGGACGCGCACCCGATCGGGGTGTGGGGGCTAAGCGTGAGCGTCAGCGCGCCGACCGGACGGGCCGGGACGCTGGAGGGCCTGCTCGGCGACCACGACGGTGACCCCGGCGACGACCTGACCATCCGTAACGGAGGCCGGGTGGCGCAGCCGCCGACGTTCGAGGCCCTGTACCCCGGTTTCGCCGACAGTTGGCGGGTCGAGGCACGGCGGTCGCTGTTCGACTACGAGCCGGGCCAGGACACCGGCACGTTCACCGACCGACGCTTCCCCGACCGGCTGCTCACCGTCGGGGACCTGCCCGACCGGGCCACCGCGGAACTCGTCTGCCGGCGGGCCGGGATCACCGATCCGCAGATTTTCGCCGACTGTGTGCTCGACGTCGGCCTCACCGGGCAGGTGGCGTTCGCCGAGGACGCCACCCGGGCGCAGCGCGACGCGCCCGCCGCCGGCGACGTCGACCTGGAGGTGACCCGGGCCGGTGCCACCGCCGCCTTGAAGGTGCCCGGTCGGGCCGGTCAGAAGGTCTTCGTGGAGGTGCCCGCCGCCACCGTGCCGGATCGCTGCGGCGTGCTGTTGCTGCTGGACCCGCAGGGCCGTCAGCTGGCGACCGGCTGCGTCATCTCCGGTGTCGGCTTCATCGACGTGACCACGTTGACCGCCACCGGCGACCACCAGGTGGTGCTCGACCCATGGGACTCCGACCTCGGCCGGGCATCGGTGCGGGTCGTCACGGTGACCGACGAGGAGAAGGCACTCACGGTGGAGGGGCCCGCGGTGCGGGCGACGCTCGCCCAGCCGGGAGCGGTCAGCCGCCTGGCGTTCGACGGCCGCGCCGGCCAGAAGGTGTTCCTCCAGGTCACCGACGCGACCCTGCCGGACCGGTGCAACGTGCTGCGCCTGCGCGGCCCGGCCGGCGAGCAGGTGGCAACCGGCTGCGTGATCGGCGGCCAGGGATATGTCGACGGGTTCGTCCTGCCTGCGACCGGCCGGTACGTCCTGGAGGTCGACGGGACCTCCACCGACACCGGCTCGGCGGACGTGCGGCTCCGCGATGCCAGCGACGAGCAACTCGACACCGTCGCGGATGGACGGGCCGCCACACTGTCGGTCAGCCGGCCCGGCGCGGTGAGCCGGCTCCGGTTCAGCGCTGACGCCGGTCGGCGTCTCACCGTCGAGGTGACCGGCGCCAGCCTCCCCGACCGGTGCGCGATCCTGATCGTGAACGGCCCGGACGGCGACCAACTGGGCAGCGGCTGCGTCATCGGCGGGGCGGGGCGCTTCGAGATGGGTCCCCTCCCCAGGGGCGGCACGTACGCTCTCGTGCTCGACCCGTGGGCGGACGAAACCGGGTCGGCGACGGTCACCGTGCGCCAGGTCGGCTGA
- a CDS encoding cellulose binding domain-containing protein, producing MHIPKSRAALLASLLLAASALSGVNPPTASAAADPVVVTVNARAGLATVPNTALGVNHAIWDQNLGTAETSDLLRDAGVQMMRYPGGSYADIYHWKDHTAPGGYVAPGTDFDTFMAAVRRVGAQPMIIANYGTGTPAEAADWVRYANVTKGYGARYWTVGNENYGNGHYGSAWEADDHPDKSATQYARLVVEYADAMKAVDPSIKVGAVLTMPGNWPDGITAGSDPGPWNQTVLSIAGPKIDFVDVHWYPGGTAAESLARTNHIPDATYLLRQQLTRYAGPNADRVGISFTELNVGTGQNTQPGALFLADVYSGLLENGVFTVQWWNVHNGIGTVSEVAGQTDYGDFGMLSSGGCTADGSVCEPPLNTPFAPYHGLTMMKLFAKAGDQFVRAGTDEPLVSAHAVRRGNGDLAVLLVNKDPDNAHPVAIDYAGFTPSTVAPTVSTLTNGATGIATSQSGSATSRTLPAYSLTTLVLRPAGATAGRPSAPGQPTASGVTDRAATISWPAATPGGSPIAKYEVYRQNGAVSEQLGETTTTSFTVGNLVPGSRYTVNVLARDTAGRVSWASPPLTFATGSPAAGACTVRFTTNSDWGNGYIGGVEIINNGTSPINGWTLTWTWPTGWQQVSSGWSATWEQVGAAVRVTPTDDNRQIAAGGSVSAGFVGAYSGPNVLPTAFTLNGTVCTTG from the coding sequence ATGCACATCCCGAAAAGCCGTGCCGCACTCCTGGCGAGCCTGCTGCTCGCCGCGAGCGCGTTGTCCGGCGTCAACCCACCGACCGCCAGCGCGGCGGCCGACCCGGTCGTGGTGACCGTGAACGCCCGCGCAGGACTGGCGACCGTGCCGAACACCGCGCTGGGCGTCAACCACGCCATCTGGGACCAGAACCTGGGCACCGCCGAGACGTCGGACCTGTTGCGCGACGCCGGTGTGCAGATGATGCGCTATCCCGGCGGCTCGTACGCCGACATCTACCACTGGAAGGACCACACCGCTCCCGGCGGCTACGTCGCGCCGGGGACCGACTTCGACACCTTCATGGCGGCGGTCCGGCGGGTCGGCGCGCAACCGATGATCATCGCGAACTATGGCACCGGCACGCCCGCCGAGGCCGCCGACTGGGTGCGGTACGCCAACGTGACGAAGGGCTACGGCGCGCGGTACTGGACGGTGGGCAACGAGAACTACGGCAACGGCCACTACGGGTCGGCGTGGGAGGCGGACGACCACCCGGACAAGAGCGCGACACAGTACGCGAGGCTGGTCGTCGAGTACGCCGACGCGATGAAGGCGGTCGACCCGAGCATCAAGGTCGGCGCGGTGTTGACGATGCCGGGCAACTGGCCGGACGGGATCACCGCCGGCAGCGACCCGGGCCCGTGGAACCAGACGGTGCTCTCCATCGCCGGCCCGAAGATCGACTTCGTGGACGTGCACTGGTACCCGGGTGGCACCGCTGCGGAGTCGCTGGCGCGCACCAACCACATTCCCGACGCGACCTACCTGCTGCGGCAGCAACTCACCCGGTACGCCGGCCCGAACGCCGACCGCGTCGGCATCAGCTTCACCGAGCTGAACGTCGGCACCGGCCAGAACACCCAGCCGGGGGCACTCTTCCTGGCCGACGTGTACAGCGGGCTGCTGGAGAACGGCGTCTTCACCGTCCAGTGGTGGAACGTGCACAACGGCATCGGCACCGTGTCCGAGGTGGCGGGTCAGACCGACTACGGCGACTTCGGCATGCTCTCCAGCGGCGGCTGCACCGCGGACGGCTCGGTCTGCGAGCCACCACTGAACACACCGTTCGCGCCGTACCACGGGTTGACCATGATGAAGCTCTTTGCCAAGGCCGGCGACCAGTTCGTCCGCGCCGGCACCGATGAGCCGCTGGTCAGCGCGCACGCGGTCCGCCGGGGCAACGGCGACCTCGCGGTGCTGCTGGTGAACAAGGACCCGGACAACGCTCACCCGGTCGCCATCGACTACGCCGGGTTCACCCCGTCGACCGTCGCGCCGACAGTGTCCACCCTCACCAACGGCGCCACCGGCATCGCCACCAGCCAGTCCGGCTCCGCGACAAGTCGGACGCTGCCGGCGTACTCGTTGACCACGCTCGTGTTGCGCCCGGCCGGCGCGACCGCCGGGCGGCCCTCGGCGCCGGGCCAGCCCACCGCCAGCGGCGTCACCGACCGCGCCGCGACGATCTCCTGGCCGGCCGCCACCCCGGGCGGCAGCCCGATCGCCAAGTACGAGGTGTACCGGCAGAACGGCGCGGTCAGCGAGCAACTCGGCGAGACGACGACCACCTCGTTCACGGTCGGCAACCTCGTTCCGGGCAGCAGGTACACCGTCAACGTGTTGGCCCGCGACACCGCCGGCCGGGTGTCCTGGGCCTCACCGCCGCTCACCTTCGCCACGGGCAGCCCGGCCGCCGGTGCGTGCACCGTCCGCTTCACCACCAACAGCGACTGGGGCAACGGCTACATCGGCGGCGTCGAGATCATCAACAATGGGACCAGCCCGATCAACGGCTGGACGCTCACCTGGACCTGGCCGACCGGCTGGCAGCAGGTGAGCAGCGGCTGGAGCGCCACCTGGGAGCAGGTCGGCGCTGCCGTGCGGGTCACCCCGACCGACGACAACCGGCAGATCGCCGCCGGCGGCAGCGTGAGCGCCGGCTTCGTCGGCGCGTACAGCGGGCCGAACGTGCTGCCCACGGCGTTCACCCTCAACGGCACCGTCTGCACCACCGGCTGA
- a CDS encoding SanA/YdcF family protein, with translation MRGRFGAFRRWYGERRRFVRGTLLALVVGAVLLTGGTVASVAWIRDAADGHIYSEAAVPDAPVALVLGTKVDADGTPSPFLAARLEIARRLFDTGKVRAILVSGDNMNADYNEPVAMLGWLVDRGVPARKVVLDYAGFDTYDSCARAERIFGVRRATVVTQSFHLPRAVALCRRLGIDASGVGDETARRYSQTWRVSSSRENGACLKAALDLLSRRDPAHLGRRETGVDDALRDS, from the coding sequence ATGCGGGGACGATTCGGTGCGTTCAGGCGGTGGTACGGGGAGCGTCGGCGGTTCGTCCGCGGCACGCTCCTCGCGCTGGTGGTCGGTGCGGTGCTGCTGACCGGCGGCACGGTGGCCAGTGTGGCGTGGATCCGCGACGCGGCGGACGGTCACATCTACAGCGAGGCTGCCGTGCCGGACGCGCCGGTCGCCCTGGTCCTGGGGACGAAGGTGGACGCGGACGGCACGCCGTCACCGTTCCTGGCGGCCCGGTTGGAGATCGCGCGACGGTTGTTCGACACCGGCAAGGTGCGGGCGATCCTGGTGTCGGGCGACAACATGAACGCGGACTACAACGAGCCCGTCGCGATGCTGGGTTGGCTGGTCGACCGGGGGGTGCCGGCGCGGAAGGTGGTGCTCGACTACGCCGGTTTCGACACGTACGACTCGTGCGCGCGGGCTGAACGAATCTTCGGGGTGCGGCGCGCGACGGTCGTGACGCAGTCCTTTCATCTCCCCCGCGCCGTGGCACTGTGCCGGCGTCTCGGCATCGACGCCAGCGGAGTCGGTGACGAGACCGCGAGGCGCTACTCCCAGACGTGGCGGGTCAGTTCGTCCCGCGAGAACGGCGCGTGTCTGAAAGCCGCGCTGGATCTGCTCTCCCGTCGGGACCCGGCACACCTCGGCCGCCGGGAGACGGGCGTCGACGACGCTCTCCGGGACAGCTGA
- a CDS encoding LacI family DNA-binding transcriptional regulator, protein MIARLAGVSVPTVSRVINGRSDVAPDTRERVEALLNRHGYRRRSPARRTDAALIDLVFNDLDSPWAVEIIRGVEDVGQTSGVGTVVSAIHWRISSAKQWLDNMRTRSTEGVIFVTSMVNPPLQAELRRLHLPVVIIDPAGVDPQESPTIGATNWAGSLSANQYLIGLGHRRIGFIAGPPHLMCSRARMDGYRAALGAADIPVDDTLIRPGNFYHEAGFTAGTQLLALPDPPTAIFASSDQMALGVYEAVRKRGLRVPDDISVVGFDDLPEVRWCSPPLTTVRQPLAEMGMLAARTVLRLASGEKTESPRIELATELIVRDSAAPPPRGRPPS, encoded by the coding sequence ATGATCGCGCGGTTGGCCGGTGTCTCCGTACCCACGGTCTCCCGGGTCATCAACGGCCGCTCCGACGTCGCTCCCGACACCCGGGAACGCGTCGAGGCACTGCTCAACCGGCACGGTTACCGCCGGCGGTCGCCGGCCCGCCGTACCGACGCCGCCCTCATCGACCTGGTCTTCAACGACCTGGACAGCCCGTGGGCCGTGGAGATCATCCGCGGGGTGGAGGACGTCGGCCAGACCAGCGGTGTCGGCACCGTCGTGTCGGCCATCCACTGGCGCATCTCGTCGGCCAAGCAGTGGCTCGACAACATGCGTACGCGCTCCACCGAGGGCGTCATCTTCGTGACCTCGATGGTGAACCCACCGTTGCAGGCCGAGCTGCGCCGGCTCCACCTGCCGGTGGTCATCATCGACCCCGCCGGGGTGGACCCGCAGGAGTCACCCACCATCGGCGCCACCAACTGGGCGGGCAGCCTGAGCGCCAACCAGTATCTGATCGGCCTCGGCCACCGCCGCATCGGGTTCATCGCCGGCCCACCGCACCTGATGTGCAGCCGAGCCCGGATGGACGGCTACCGGGCCGCCCTCGGCGCCGCCGATATCCCCGTCGACGACACCCTCATCCGGCCCGGCAACTTCTATCACGAGGCCGGCTTCACCGCGGGTACGCAACTGCTGGCCCTGCCCGACCCGCCCACCGCGATCTTCGCCTCCAGCGACCAGATGGCACTCGGCGTCTACGAGGCGGTCCGCAAACGCGGCCTCCGGGTGCCCGACGACATCAGCGTGGTCGGCTTCGACGATCTGCCGGAGGTCCGGTGGTGCTCCCCGCCGCTGACCACCGTTCGTCAACCACTGGCCGAGATGGGCATGCTGGCCGCGCGGACCGTGCTGCGCCTCGCCAGCGGCGAGAAGACCGAAAGCCCTCGGATCGAGCTCGCCACCGAACTCATCGTCCGCGACAGCGCCGCACCACCACCGCGCGGGCGGCCGCCGTCGTGA
- a CDS encoding carbohydrate ABC transporter permease: protein MTATASRVQRTRSVALHLICIIVGALIVVPVWFGVLGGFKDNGQLSTNPLGWPDPWVPNYLDILSNGVFWRQLGNSLLIAVSSTFIVVGAAAMAAFVFARYAFRGREFLVTLFAIGLMFPFAVAILPLFVLLRGMGLLDNPLGVILPQAAFGLPITIIILRQFFRTIPAEVEEAAVLDGCGSFGFFWRVLLPMARPALATVSVLAVVTSWNNFMLPLVVFSDQSWWTLPVGVQAFQGQYADDTARVLAYVVLSMLPALGFYAVAERQLIGGLTGSVKG, encoded by the coding sequence ATGACCGCCACGGCGAGTCGCGTCCAGCGGACCCGCAGCGTCGCGCTGCACCTCATTTGCATCATCGTCGGCGCGCTCATCGTCGTGCCGGTGTGGTTCGGCGTGCTCGGCGGCTTCAAGGACAACGGCCAGCTGTCCACCAACCCGCTGGGCTGGCCCGACCCCTGGGTGCCGAACTACCTCGACATCCTGAGCAACGGGGTGTTCTGGCGGCAGCTCGGCAACAGCCTCCTCATCGCCGTGAGCAGCACCTTCATCGTCGTCGGCGCGGCGGCCATGGCCGCGTTCGTCTTCGCGCGCTACGCCTTCCGGGGCCGCGAGTTCCTGGTCACCCTGTTCGCGATCGGCTTGATGTTCCCGTTCGCGGTGGCCATCCTTCCGCTGTTCGTCCTGCTGCGCGGCATGGGCCTGCTGGACAACCCGCTCGGCGTCATCCTGCCCCAGGCCGCCTTCGGGCTGCCGATCACCATCATCATCCTGCGTCAGTTCTTCCGCACCATTCCCGCCGAGGTCGAGGAGGCTGCCGTCCTCGACGGGTGCGGTTCCTTCGGCTTCTTCTGGCGGGTCCTGCTGCCGATGGCCCGTCCCGCACTGGCCACCGTCTCGGTGCTGGCCGTCGTCACCAGTTGGAACAACTTCATGCTCCCGCTGGTCGTCTTCAGCGACCAGAGCTGGTGGACCCTCCCTGTCGGGGTCCAGGCGTTCCAGGGCCAGTACGCCGACGACACCGCACGGGTGCTCGCCTACGTCGTGCTGTCCATGCTTCCGGCCCTGGGCTTCTACGCCGTGGCCGAACGCCAGCTCATCGGCGGCCTGACCGGCAGCGTCAAGGGGTGA
- a CDS encoding carbohydrate ABC transporter permease — protein MTRPSTVSDTRRGDTATDPPAPGPGTARQRGRQPRPGRGGVLAVFLAPALALFLLLVIAPIVVASYASLYKWNGFGLPENFVGLDNYTRAFSDPTFRGDLRRGLVLVVLSLVVQLPAALALAMLLNQPLRGRAVYRLIFFAPYVLSEVTTAVLFTLVFSPNRGLGEGVSRWLGADAGAVFADPDTVLFAVFLVVSWKYFGLYMMLFLAARQGIPKELSEAAVTDGATAWQAFRHVTLPLLGPTIRISVFLSVIGTIQLFDMVWVLTGGGPIHSSETLAVTMYQYGFRRFEVGYASAISIVMFLLSLVFALLYQRVVLRRDTAGAITNQGGQR, from the coding sequence ATGACCAGGCCATCGACCGTGTCGGACACGAGGCGCGGCGACACGGCGACCGATCCGCCGGCACCGGGGCCGGGCACCGCGCGTCAGCGCGGCCGCCAGCCCCGGCCGGGCCGGGGCGGCGTCCTCGCCGTGTTCCTGGCGCCTGCCCTGGCGCTGTTCCTGCTGTTGGTCATCGCACCCATCGTGGTGGCCAGCTACGCCAGTCTCTACAAGTGGAACGGCTTCGGGCTGCCGGAGAACTTCGTCGGGCTGGACAACTACACCCGTGCCTTCAGCGACCCGACCTTCCGTGGCGACCTGCGGCGCGGCCTCGTGCTGGTGGTGCTGTCCCTGGTCGTGCAGCTGCCTGCTGCGCTGGCCCTGGCCATGCTCCTCAACCAGCCACTTCGCGGCCGGGCCGTCTACCGGCTGATCTTCTTCGCACCGTACGTGCTCTCCGAGGTCACCACGGCCGTCCTGTTCACCCTGGTGTTCTCACCCAACCGAGGGCTGGGCGAGGGGGTTTCGCGGTGGCTGGGCGCCGATGCGGGCGCGGTCTTCGCCGACCCGGACACTGTGCTGTTCGCCGTCTTCCTGGTGGTGTCCTGGAAGTACTTCGGCCTCTACATGATGCTCTTCCTGGCCGCCCGGCAGGGGATCCCCAAGGAGCTGTCCGAGGCTGCGGTCACTGACGGCGCCACCGCCTGGCAGGCGTTCCGACATGTCACCCTGCCTCTACTCGGCCCGACGATCCGGATCAGCGTGTTCCTGTCGGTCATCGGCACCATCCAGTTGTTCGACATGGTCTGGGTGCTCACCGGCGGTGGTCCGATCCACTCCTCGGAGACCCTGGCCGTCACGATGTACCAGTACGGCTTCCGCCGCTTCGAGGTCGGCTACGCGAGCGCGATCAGCATCGTCATGTTCCTGCTGAGCCTCGTCTTCGCCCTGCTCTACCAACGCGTCGTCCTGCGTCGTGACACCGCGGGCGCGATCACCAACCAGGGAGGCCAGCGATGA